The nucleotide sequence GATGGGTACCGGTGTCGACGAACTGCTTGAGGCCGTACTGCTTCAGGCTGAACTGCTCGAGCTTACTGCCACGCCCTCGGCGCCTGGCCGTGGCGTGGTGGTTGAGTCGCGTCTGGACAAGGGTCGTGGCCCGGTGGCGACCGTTCTGGTTCAGGAAGGCACGCTGCGTCAGGGTGATATGGCCCTGGTCGGATCGACCTATGGCCGCATCCGCGCAATGCTCGACGAGAACGGCAAGAGCATCAAGGAAGCCGGTCCATCGATTCCGGTGGAAATCCTCGGTCTCGATGGCACGCCTGAGGCGGGTGACGAGCTCAGTGTGCTGAGTGACGAGAAGAAAGCGCGCGAAGTGGCGCTGTTCCGCCAAGGCAAGTTCCGCGAAGTCAAATTGGCTCGCGCCCATGCCGGCAAGCTCGAAAACATTTTCGAGAGCATGGGGCAGGAAGAGAAGAAGACGCTCAATATCGTCCTCAAGACCGACGTGCGCGGTACGCTCGAGGCGCTGCAGGGTTCGCTCAGCGGTCTGGGCAACGACGAAGTGCAGGTGCGCGTCATCGGTGGCGGTGTCGGTGGTATTACCGAAAGCGATGCCAACCTGGCGCTGGCGTCCAATGCGGTGCTGTTCGGCTTCAACGTGCGGGCCGACGCAGGCGCGCGCAGGATCGTCGAGCAGGAAGGTCTGGATCTGCGTTATTACAACGTGATCTACGACATCATCGAGGACGTCAAGAAAGCCCTGACCGGCATGCTTGGCAGCGATGTTCGCGAGAACATCCTCGGCGTCGCGGAAGTGCGTGACGTGTTCCGCTCGCCGAAGTTCGGTGCCGTTGCCGGTTGTATGGTTCTTGAAGGCATGGTGCATCGTAACCGTCCAATCCGCGTATTGCGTGAGGACGTGGTTATCTTCGAAGGTGAGCTGGAATCGCTGCGTCGCTTCAAGGATGACGTTGCCGAAGTACGTGCCGGCATGGAATGCGGTATTGGCGTGAAGAGCTATAACGACGTGAAGGTTGGCGACAAGATCGAAGTCTTCGAGAAAGTCGAAGTAGCGCGTTCTCTGTAATCAAACGCAAACTGGAAGCTGGAACTCAGAAGCCGGACGCCACCCAAGTGGTCTCCGGCTTCGAGCTTCCAGCTTTTGGCTTTTAAGAAGGTTAGAGTCATGGCAAAAGATTACAGCCGTACCCAGCGTATCGGCGACCAGATGCAACGCGAGCTGGCTTCGCTGATTCAGCGCGAAATCAAAGACCCGCGCCTGGCTCTGGTAACAATTACCGGAGTCGAAGTCAGCCGCGACCTCTCCCATGCCAAGGTGTTCATCACTGTCATGGGCAAGGACGATGATGAGGATGCGGTCAAGGACAACCTGCGGATACTCAATGACGCGGTCGGCTTCCTGCGTATGCAGTTGGGCAAGGCAATGAAACTGCGTACGGTTCCGCAGCTGCACTTCAGCTATGACGCCAGTGTTCGTCGCGGGGTCGAGTTGGCTTCGCTGATCGAGCGGGCGGTTGCCGAAGACCGCAAGCACCAGCATGGCGATGGAGAATAAGGCGTGGCCCAGGTAAAACGCATTCGCCGCGCGGTCAGTGGCATCATTCTTCTCGATAAGCCGCGCGGGTTTACTTCCAACGCTGCACTGCAGAAGGTTCGCTGGCTGCTGAACGCCGAGAAGGCCGGCCACACCGGCAGCCTCGATCCACTGGCAACCGGTGTGTTGCCGCTGTGCTTCGGCGAGGCCACCAAGTTTTCCCAGTATCTGCTCGATGCCGACAAGGCCTACGAGACGGTCGCTCAACTTGGCGTAACCACGACCACGGCGGATGCCGAAGGCGAGGTTATCGAGCGTAAGCCGGTGAATATCAGCCAGGCCCAGCTCGAAGCGGTTTTGCCGCAGTTCCGCGGTGACCTGCAGCAGGTTCCGCCGATGTACTCCGCTCTCAAGCGTGACGGACAGCCACTTTACAAGCTGGCCCGCGCAGGAGAAGTGGTGGAGCGCGAGCCACGTTCTGTTACCATTGCGCGCCTGGATCTGCTGTCTCTGGAGGCTGATCGGGCAAGGCTCGCAGTGTCGTGCAGTAAGGGCACCTATATCCGTACGCTGGTCGAGGATATCGGACGGGAGCTGGGCTGTGGGGCGCACGTGGCAGAGCTGCGGCGAACCCAGGCAGGCCCCTTCGATTTGAGCCGGACGGTCACGCTCGAAGAGCTGGA is from Pseudomonas saudiphocaensis and encodes:
- the truB gene encoding tRNA pseudouridine(55) synthase TruB, translated to MAQVKRIRRAVSGIILLDKPRGFTSNAALQKVRWLLNAEKAGHTGSLDPLATGVLPLCFGEATKFSQYLLDADKAYETVAQLGVTTTTADAEGEVIERKPVNISQAQLEAVLPQFRGDLQQVPPMYSALKRDGQPLYKLARAGEVVEREPRSVTIARLDLLSLEADRARLAVSCSKGTYIRTLVEDIGRELGCGAHVAELRRTQAGPFDLSRTVTLEELEQAHADGGPEALDAFLLPVDSGLEHWPLLQLSEHSAFYWLHGQPVRAPQAPQFGMLRVQDHNGRFIGIGEVSDDGRIAPRRLIRSE
- the rbfA gene encoding 30S ribosome-binding factor RbfA encodes the protein MAKDYSRTQRIGDQMQRELASLIQREIKDPRLALVTITGVEVSRDLSHAKVFITVMGKDDDEDAVKDNLRILNDAVGFLRMQLGKAMKLRTVPQLHFSYDASVRRGVELASLIERAVAEDRKHQHGDGE